In Leisingera methylohalidivorans DSM 14336, a single genomic region encodes these proteins:
- the mazG gene encoding nucleoside triphosphate pyrophosphohydrolase: protein MPDTDLIRNETAGIERLLEIMARLRHPKTGCPWDIEQDFASIAPYTIEEAYEVADAINREAWDELKGELGDLLFQSVFHARMAEEAGHFTFQDVVTTMSNKMVSRHPHVFGNESREKSAEQQTQDWEAIKAAERAGKAETGTLDGVAVGLPALLRAYKLQQRAARVGFDWPSADNVIAKITEECAELVEARDTLSHTEVEEEFGDLLFVMANLGRHLGVEPESALRAANAKFTRRFEGVEAKLAARGKRPENSDLAEMDALWDEVKADERA, encoded by the coding sequence ATGCCCGATACCGATCTGATCCGCAACGAAACCGCAGGCATCGAACGCCTGCTGGAAATCATGGCGCGCCTGCGCCACCCGAAAACCGGCTGCCCCTGGGACATCGAACAGGATTTCGCCAGTATCGCCCCCTATACTATTGAAGAAGCTTACGAAGTTGCCGACGCGATCAACCGCGAAGCCTGGGATGAGCTGAAGGGGGAACTGGGCGACCTGCTGTTCCAATCCGTCTTCCACGCCCGGATGGCCGAGGAAGCAGGCCATTTCACCTTTCAGGACGTGGTCACCACCATGTCGAACAAGATGGTCTCGCGCCACCCGCATGTGTTCGGCAATGAATCCCGCGAAAAATCCGCTGAACAGCAGACACAGGACTGGGAGGCGATCAAAGCGGCTGAACGCGCAGGCAAAGCCGAGACCGGCACCCTGGACGGTGTCGCCGTCGGCCTGCCCGCCCTGCTGCGCGCCTATAAGCTGCAGCAACGCGCCGCCCGCGTCGGCTTTGACTGGCCCTCTGCGGACAACGTCATCGCCAAAATCACCGAAGAATGCGCCGAGCTGGTCGAAGCGCGCGACACCCTCTCCCACACCGAGGTAGAGGAAGAATTCGGCGATCTGCTGTTTGTGATGGCCAATCTGGGCCGCCACCTGGGGGTTGAGCCCGAATCCGCGCTGCGCGCCGCCAACGCCAAATTCACCCGCCGGTTTGAAGGCGTCGAAGCCAAACTCGCCGCCCGCGGCAAACGCCCGGAAAACAGCGATCTGGCCGAAATGGACGCCCTCTGGGACGAAGTAAAGGCAGACGAGCGCGCCTAG